From Oreochromis niloticus isolate F11D_XX linkage group LG1, O_niloticus_UMD_NMBU, whole genome shotgun sequence, a single genomic window includes:
- the tmem9b gene encoding transmembrane protein 9B, which yields MKWVFFIEALFLACFVLLSQVTAKNSEDIRCKCICPPYREVEGQIYKQNVSLKDCNCLHVVDPMPVDGKDVEAYCLRCECKYEERSSGTIKFTIIMYLSILGLLLLYMVYLTLLEPMLKRRLFGHSQLIQSDDDVGDQQPFANAHNVLSRSHSRSNVLNKVEHAQQRWRRQVQEQRKSVFDRHVVLS from the exons ATGAAGTGGGTGTTTTTTATCGAGGCTCTCTTCCTGGCTTGTTTTGTGCTGCTGAGCCAAGTGACAGCGAAG AATTCAGAGGACATCCGCTGTAAATGCATCTGTCCGCCGTACCGAGAAGTTGAGGGTCAAATCTACAAACAAAATGTCTCTCTTAAGGACTG cAACTGTCTCCACGTGGTTGATCCCATGCCAGTGGACGGGAAAGATGTGGAGGCGTACTGTTTACGCTGTGAGTGTAAATATGAAGAGAGGAGCTCGGGGACCATTAAG TTTACCATCATAATGTACCTGTCCATTTTGGGCCTGCTGCTGCTCTACATGGTCTACCTGACTCTCCTGGAGCCCATGTTGAAGAGGCGCCTGTTTGGGCACTCGCAGCTTATACAGAGCGACGATGACGTTGGG GACCAGCAGCCGTTCGCCAACGCTCACAACGTCCTGTCCCGGTCACACTCTCGATCCAACGTCCTGAACAAAGTGGAGCATGCCCAGCAGCGCTGGAGAAGGCAGGTCCAGGAACAGAGGAAATCTGTGTTTGACCGTCATGTTGTTCTCAGTTAA